One window of Nostoc sp. C052 genomic DNA carries:
- a CDS encoding LCP family protein produces MTIQRSSAEENQSGKASKSNKKISQNSTSGRWLWFWVGMSGIAMVSATAGALLAVSLTSTPLQQAQLSPKDEAAFDGDRISGGVLRFSELTRPVNLLVMGMSVLPPDIQNPPQETKNLKYLPQVNSFDGLSDVMLLVKFDPETKKINMLSIPRDTRTQIEGYGVKKINAANVDGGPALTARTVSNLLGGAGIDRYIRINVLGVAKLIDALGGVTVYVPKNMKYQDDSQHLYINLKAGKQHLNGDQALQLLRFRHDELGDIGRIQRQQMVIRALMDQTLNPATVTQLPKVLDVVKEHIDTNLTVEELVALMGFGVRTNRSNMQMLMLPGRFSEKGEFDASYWLPNKDGIAKLMAQHFGLESEQQQLGTTVSPRSLRIAIQDSTGGDRSNLQPLITALEKSGYRNIYIAKAWGEPLEVTHVVAQQGDGDSAESIRNTLGFGEVRVESTGNLGSDISIQVGQDWLQQKSILEKSK; encoded by the coding sequence ATCAGGACGTTGGCTATGGTTTTGGGTAGGGATGAGTGGTATTGCAATGGTGTCTGCAACTGCGGGGGCGCTTTTGGCGGTATCTTTGACTAGCACGCCTTTGCAACAAGCCCAACTAAGTCCAAAGGATGAGGCGGCTTTTGATGGCGATCGCATTTCTGGAGGGGTACTGCGATTTTCAGAATTAACTCGCCCAGTAAATCTCTTGGTGATGGGGATGAGCGTACTTCCCCCAGATATTCAAAACCCTCCCCAAGAAACCAAAAACCTCAAATACCTGCCCCAAGTAAACTCCTTTGATGGTCTTTCTGATGTCATGCTCTTGGTCAAATTTGATCCAGAGACGAAAAAAATAAATATGCTCTCCATTCCCAGAGATACCCGCACACAAATAGAGGGGTATGGGGTGAAAAAAATTAATGCTGCCAATGTTGACGGTGGGCCAGCTTTGACTGCCAGAACCGTCAGTAATCTCTTAGGTGGGGCAGGAATTGATCGCTATATCCGAATTAACGTTTTGGGAGTTGCCAAGCTGATTGATGCTTTGGGTGGCGTCACAGTTTATGTCCCCAAAAATATGAAGTACCAAGATGATTCTCAGCATTTGTACATCAATTTGAAGGCGGGTAAGCAGCACCTCAACGGCGATCAAGCATTACAATTGCTACGTTTTCGTCATGACGAACTCGGTGATATTGGTCGGATTCAGCGGCAGCAAATGGTCATCCGAGCTTTGATGGATCAAACACTCAACCCGGCTACTGTTACTCAATTACCTAAAGTTCTGGATGTAGTCAAAGAACACATTGATACTAACTTGACGGTTGAAGAATTAGTGGCGCTGATGGGTTTTGGGGTGCGGACAAATCGCTCTAATATGCAAATGTTAATGCTGCCTGGTCGCTTTAGCGAGAAAGGTGAATTTGATGCTAGCTATTGGTTGCCTAACAAAGATGGTATTGCGAAATTAATGGCTCAACATTTTGGTTTAGAGTCAGAACAACAACAGCTAGGAACTACGGTTAGCCCCCGTTCTTTGCGTATAGCAATTCAAGATAGTACAGGTGGCGATCGCTCTAACCTCCAGCCATTAATTACAGCCTTGGAAAAATCTGGATATCGCAACATTTATATTGCCAAGGCATGGGGGGAACCTCTAGAGGTAACTCACGTTGTCGCCCAACAAGGAGATGGTGACAGTGCCGAATCAATTCGCAACACTTTGGGATTTGGCGAAGTGCGCGTGGAAAGTACTGGCAACCTTGGCTCAGATATCAGTATCCAAGTGGGTCAGGATTGGTTGCAACAAAAATCTATTTTGGAGAAGTCGAAATAA
- a CDS encoding anthranilate phosphoribosyltransferase family protein, with the protein MSNVFREFLQKVGGGNHTAENLTRAQAATATKMMLLGEATPAQIGAFLIAHRIKRPTGEELAGMLDAYEELGPKLQPIASERPAIALGIPYDGRTRTAPISPVTALLLAAVGQPVIMHGGDRLPTKYGLPLIDIWQGLGVDWTTLPLTKTQQVFEQTGIGFIYLPQHFPLTTSIWEYRNQLGKRPPLATMELIWCPYAGDAHVIAGFVHPPTEGMFKVALGLRGVTKFTLVKGLEGSCDLPRDRTAIISLSSSVASQEVERLHLVPRDYGFTTKNVPLGTTEELVADIQEVLAGKPGELMQTALWNGGFYLWRSGICPDMSEGLAKAEELLTNGVVAAKLQELNQIVNSVSAAFIPV; encoded by the coding sequence ATGAGCAATGTATTTCGGGAATTCCTGCAAAAAGTAGGCGGCGGAAACCACACAGCCGAGAATTTAACTCGCGCCCAAGCAGCTACCGCAACTAAAATGATGCTGTTAGGTGAAGCTACACCAGCCCAAATCGGAGCATTTTTGATTGCTCATCGAATCAAGCGGCCCACAGGGGAAGAATTAGCCGGAATGTTAGATGCTTATGAGGAACTGGGGCCAAAACTGCAACCAATAGCCTCAGAGCGGCCAGCGATCGCTCTTGGCATCCCTTATGATGGCAGAACCCGCACAGCACCAATTAGTCCCGTAACAGCTTTACTACTCGCCGCAGTGGGACAACCAGTAATCATGCACGGTGGCGATCGCTTACCAACGAAGTACGGCTTACCCCTGATAGATATTTGGCAAGGTTTAGGAGTCGATTGGACTACCCTACCACTAACAAAAACCCAGCAGGTATTTGAGCAAACGGGAATCGGCTTTATTTATCTACCTCAGCATTTTCCCTTAACTACAAGTATTTGGGAGTACCGCAATCAACTTGGCAAACGTCCGCCCTTGGCGACAATGGAGCTAATTTGGTGTCCTTATGCTGGTGATGCCCACGTCATTGCAGGGTTTGTCCATCCCCCAACCGAAGGAATGTTTAAGGTAGCTCTAGGACTGCGAGGAGTCACAAAATTTACATTAGTGAAAGGATTGGAAGGTAGTTGCGACTTACCACGCGATCGCACTGCAATCATCAGCTTATCTTCATCCGTAGCATCCCAAGAGGTAGAACGATTGCACCTCGTACCCCGTGATTACGGCTTTACTACCAAAAACGTACCCCTTGGAACTACTGAAGAACTGGTGGCGGATATTCAAGAGGTTTTGGCAGGTAAACCAGGTGAATTGATGCAAACAGCCTTATGGAATGGCGGATTTTATCTGTGGCGGAGTGGTATTTGTCCAGATATGTCAGAGGGTTTAGCTAAAGCAGAAGAATTATTAACCAATGGTGTAGTAGCAGCTAAACTCCAAGAACTCAACCAGATAGTAAATTCAGTATCAGCAGCATTTATACCAGTGTAA
- a CDS encoding FHA domain-containing protein, which yields MPANRCPNPSCEYFNRALPNNAKVCPWCSTPVGNVVSPTPQPPIQPQPNQQQPSQQPPSQYQRPATDQPNYQVPQQPPVDYSTVYQPRVSYQPTPPVYTPPPQRAPLLKLVHSTGREFNLIGEGGYIGRRSQSPGIAPPEIDLTGIPSEGIVSRRHARVDWDWSQNSYMIVDMSTNGIYLNNNPLTPGMQYRLLNGDSVRFGQDNLVNFTVYIV from the coding sequence ATGCCTGCAAATCGGTGCCCTAATCCCAGTTGCGAATATTTTAACCGCGCCCTGCCTAACAATGCTAAGGTTTGTCCCTGGTGTTCCACCCCTGTGGGTAATGTAGTTTCCCCTACACCACAACCGCCGATTCAACCACAGCCCAATCAACAACAACCCAGTCAACAACCACCTAGTCAGTATCAGCGACCAGCAACAGACCAACCTAACTACCAAGTTCCTCAACAACCTCCCGTTGATTATTCAACAGTCTATCAGCCACGGGTTTCTTATCAACCAACACCGCCTGTTTATACTCCCCCGCCTCAAAGAGCGCCTCTCTTAAAGCTAGTACATAGCACAGGAAGAGAATTTAACCTAATTGGGGAAGGAGGTTATATTGGTCGCCGCAGTCAGAGTCCAGGAATAGCGCCGCCAGAAATTGACTTGACCGGCATTCCCAGTGAAGGAATAGTCTCTCGTCGTCATGCGCGAGTCGATTGGGACTGGTCACAAAACTCATACATGATTGTTGATATGAGTACAAATGGCATTTATTTAAACAACAATCCTCTAACACCTGGGATGCAATATCGCCTATTGAACGGTGACTCAGTGCGATTTGGTCAAGATAACCTAGTCAACTTCACCGTATATATTGTGTAG
- a CDS encoding substrate-binding domain-containing protein gives MAPFESFYQEYPCSYNSPLNCDRPFQTAQQIKGAKFCLECGFPATLPQEAEIKGNQGTYQIASFVGVRGLGRLYSGVQLKDKQPVIIKEYLLPNRSFNESETQKRKDTFKRVGGVSLADSRIQNFRLMETKEAIADEKGERCYLITQGIESSQTLGKYLIEKGAMTPPDVREVLNQGLQTLQFLHTQKLRFPSNQTQLGITHGNINLDSTLIKVENNQKFSIYFCDLAIWENLFIPPIIPQPAPARPEQDLESLGLLAFTLWVGRTTNLLSNQPLNPRDNQQWPDTDSHLKQFIYRLIGLETPFENAEAARQALLKLPKEDRGKNSLGSSPASQEIKKPLPMPLILLGILALLLLGGGIWYWLWGKKTASPNQYIEWSRLVRNFSEVPNVPSGQFTYTGEKDSTWSYVLTQSVDNTRLGDLLTRPKSDATATFDYKSVLSSNINNPVKSIEEVQTNKKDFAITSLVDNITDKLAKKQVADDGLLVFVAFNKRDSNLANALGGQINIEQLRQIYTGKITNWQQINSKLPNLPVKAFAPTEPEAISKFQEIVLKNAPQDEALFAAKVTKLDTTKTQNLIRSETLEGRTTGIISFGIISKTSTQCTGYPLAIADGKKSAIQPLFQRRDRRSINPSDDLCQHDDYYVDVTTFQSYPLGYPIFVVYPKDSNRLPGGSTFAQMLTTRQGQCLLTKVGLVALQPMPDDINSYACKSVP, from the coding sequence ATGGCTCCATTTGAATCTTTTTATCAAGAATACCCCTGTTCGTACAATTCTCCCTTAAATTGCGATCGCCCTTTCCAAACGGCACAGCAAATCAAGGGTGCTAAGTTTTGCTTGGAATGTGGTTTTCCAGCAACTTTACCACAGGAGGCTGAGATTAAAGGAAATCAGGGGACTTATCAAATAGCTAGTTTTGTGGGTGTACGGGGTTTAGGCCGCCTATATTCAGGTGTTCAACTCAAGGACAAACAGCCTGTAATCATCAAAGAATACCTGCTACCCAATCGTTCTTTTAATGAAAGCGAGACTCAAAAGCGGAAAGATACTTTCAAACGGGTGGGTGGAGTAAGTTTAGCCGATAGTCGAATTCAAAATTTCCGTCTTATGGAAACTAAAGAAGCGATCGCAGATGAAAAAGGCGAACGCTGCTATCTTATTACTCAGGGTATAGAGTCATCCCAAACTTTAGGTAAGTATCTCATAGAAAAGGGAGCAATGACACCTCCTGATGTGCGTGAGGTGCTAAATCAAGGTTTACAAACTCTCCAGTTTCTCCACACCCAAAAGCTGCGTTTCCCCTCAAATCAAACACAGTTGGGCATCACTCACGGAAATATCAATTTAGATAGTACCTTAATTAAGGTAGAAAATAATCAAAAGTTTTCTATATATTTTTGTGATCTAGCTATCTGGGAAAACTTATTTATTCCACCCATTATTCCTCAACCTGCTCCCGCCAGACCTGAGCAAGATTTAGAATCATTAGGGTTGCTAGCCTTTACTTTGTGGGTGGGGCGGACAACTAATTTGTTATCTAACCAGCCTCTCAACCCTAGAGATAATCAACAATGGCCAGATACCGATAGCCATTTAAAGCAGTTTATTTATCGTTTAATTGGTCTGGAAACTCCTTTCGAGAATGCAGAAGCGGCTCGTCAAGCACTGCTGAAACTTCCTAAAGAAGATCGCGGCAAAAATTCATTAGGTTCGTCGCCAGCTTCTCAAGAAATCAAAAAGCCTTTACCAATGCCCTTAATTCTGTTAGGGATTCTCGCTTTATTACTACTTGGCGGCGGAATTTGGTATTGGCTTTGGGGTAAGAAAACAGCTAGTCCTAATCAATATATAGAATGGTCTCGACTTGTGCGGAATTTCTCAGAAGTTCCCAACGTTCCTTCGGGACAATTTACTTACACAGGAGAAAAAGATAGTACATGGAGTTATGTTTTAACGCAATCTGTAGACAATACTCGTTTAGGAGATTTATTGACCAGACCAAAATCAGATGCAACAGCAACATTTGACTATAAATCTGTTTTATCATCAAACATAAATAATCCGGTTAAAAGTATCGAAGAAGTCCAAACAAACAAAAAAGATTTTGCAATTACTAGTTTGGTAGACAACATCACAGATAAACTTGCTAAAAAACAAGTTGCTGATGATGGTTTACTTGTGTTTGTAGCATTTAATAAAAGAGATTCAAATCTTGCTAATGCTCTTGGGGGGCAAATAAATATTGAGCAATTGCGTCAAATTTACACAGGCAAAATTACTAATTGGCAGCAGATTAATTCTAAACTTCCAAATCTACCTGTGAAAGCTTTCGCCCCAACTGAACCGGAAGCAATCAGTAAATTTCAAGAAATAGTTCTGAAAAATGCCCCTCAAGACGAAGCTTTATTTGCAGCAAAGGTTACTAAACTTGATACCACAAAGACCCAAAATTTGATACGCAGTGAAACTTTGGAGGGGCGAACCACTGGTATTATTAGTTTTGGGATTATCAGTAAAACTTCTACTCAATGTACAGGCTATCCGCTAGCGATCGCAGATGGCAAAAAGTCAGCTATTCAACCTCTGTTTCAAAGACGCGATCGCCGCTCAATAAATCCCTCAGATGACTTATGCCAGCATGATGATTATTATGTTGATGTCACAACTTTCCAAAGCTACCCCCTGGGATACCCTATTTTTGTAGTGTACCCTAAAGACAGCAACCGCCTGCCCGGTGGTTCTACATTTGCCCAGATGCTAACTACTCGTCAGGGTCAGTGTTTACTTACTAAAGTAGGTCTTGTAGCTTTACAACCTATGCCTGATGATATAAATTCCTATGCCTGCAAATCGGTGCCCTAA
- a CDS encoding response regulator transcription factor, which produces MTNDQKKLSVLLVDDEERFRQGLRTLLNFYSINSALPVEVIGDADSVDQVLKFTAQKCPDLILLDMQLKGCDGITVLARLKETAYTGKVLVLSAHQEDDWIFRAMQVGAAGYVFKNRLATQLCEAIDTVTRSEIYLPSEVASRFFRFFQAYSDSCVKACHEVHLTEREQEVLYWLTQGASNEEIAKHLYVTVATVKAHLTSIFEKLKVTSRTQAIVVALKLGLVHA; this is translated from the coding sequence ATGACTAATGATCAGAAAAAACTTTCAGTTTTGCTTGTAGATGACGAAGAAAGGTTTCGTCAAGGGTTGCGTACTCTCCTGAATTTTTATAGTATTAATTCTGCGTTACCTGTAGAAGTGATAGGTGATGCGGATTCTGTCGATCAAGTTTTAAAGTTTACAGCCCAGAAGTGTCCAGATTTAATTTTGCTGGATATGCAGTTAAAAGGATGTGATGGAATTACAGTTTTGGCACGTCTTAAGGAAACTGCTTACACTGGCAAAGTTTTAGTATTGTCGGCTCATCAAGAAGACGACTGGATTTTTAGAGCGATGCAGGTGGGGGCGGCTGGTTATGTGTTTAAAAATCGTTTAGCAACCCAATTATGTGAAGCTATTGACACTGTAACTCGGTCGGAAATTTATCTACCTTCAGAAGTTGCTAGTCGATTTTTCCGGTTTTTTCAAGCTTACTCAGATTCTTGTGTAAAAGCATGTCATGAAGTGCATTTAACCGAAAGAGAGCAAGAAGTTTTATACTGGTTAACTCAAGGTGCTTCTAATGAAGAAATCGCTAAACATTTATATGTAACAGTTGCTACTGTTAAAGCGCATCTCACCAGTATTTTTGAAAAATTGAAGGTTACTAGTCGGACTCAAGCGATTGTGGTCGCCCTCAAGTTAGGATTAGTTCACGCTTAA
- a CDS encoding sensor histidine kinase KdpD, whose product MTLGFSVQKLDNGSNYLNSSDIQSFCQLESEQLTSQYPIFFARIVYHDSFLRANQEVINYGQDQAPFPPKTLAYLRSEVWLTDFPAAFTLHKFKLKDFSSISYICPISYRNQKPEYIQIITHEPLSSSLQLYVKRSAMLLSKYVDIYLDYGRQKTEIQLLEDILHRVGHQLRNSLGLIGLYAHNLCLGLEDSPWQEQATIIGESIQDLDTNLNELIDCGQSAKLRVSLQDLRSLVFESITNLQPLINQKKIKISIPDTSTILKIDRLQMKQVFDNILSNAVHFSPNSGTISCSWQIFQDEVLIKISDQGPGLSQEDLQKVFTPFYSRRKGGTGLGLTIAKKIILDHQGSIWAQVLSESGAQFSIILPRPRNG is encoded by the coding sequence ATGACACTAGGCTTTTCTGTACAAAAACTAGACAATGGCTCTAATTATTTGAATTCCTCAGATATTCAGAGTTTTTGTCAGCTTGAATCTGAGCAATTAACTAGTCAATATCCAATTTTTTTCGCTCGAATTGTCTATCATGATTCATTCTTGAGAGCTAATCAGGAGGTTATAAATTATGGTCAAGACCAAGCTCCGTTTCCTCCAAAAACTTTAGCTTACTTGCGTTCAGAAGTATGGCTCACAGATTTTCCGGCTGCTTTTACTTTACATAAATTTAAACTTAAGGATTTTTCATCCATTTCTTATATTTGCCCTATATCCTATAGAAATCAAAAACCTGAATACATTCAAATCATTACTCATGAACCTCTCTCATCAAGCTTACAACTATACGTAAAACGCTCGGCTATGCTCCTAAGCAAGTATGTAGATATTTACTTGGATTATGGAAGACAAAAAACTGAAATTCAGCTTTTAGAAGATATTCTGCATCGAGTAGGACACCAATTGCGTAATTCTCTAGGACTCATCGGATTATATGCACATAATCTTTGCTTGGGTTTAGAGGATAGCCCTTGGCAAGAGCAAGCAACTATAATTGGCGAAAGCATACAAGATTTAGATACTAATTTAAATGAACTGATTGATTGTGGTCAAAGTGCAAAATTAAGGGTATCACTTCAAGATTTAAGAAGTTTGGTATTTGAAAGTATCACAAATTTACAACCGCTCATTAATCAGAAAAAAATTAAAATATCAATTCCCGATACATCAACAATACTGAAGATAGATAGATTACAAATGAAACAAGTTTTTGATAATATCCTCAGTAATGCTGTTCATTTCAGCCCAAATTCAGGAACTATTAGCTGTAGTTGGCAAATTTTTCAAGATGAAGTTTTAATTAAAATTTCCGACCAAGGACCAGGATTGTCTCAAGAAGATTTACAAAAAGTATTCACCCCATTTTATTCTCGGCGTAAAGGAGGCACAGGACTGGGTTTAACTATTGCTAAAAAAATTATTCTGGATCATCAAGGAAGTATCTGGGCACAAGTTTTGTCAGAAAGTGGGGCGCAGTTTTCTATAATTTTACCTCGACCAAGGAATGGATAA
- a CDS encoding Pvc16 family protein produces the protein MLIFVLQTLAEILAGGTSLTSTEQIDFSHPGNRREEGAGPTLNLYIFDIRESKQVQHSGRQVERKLTRALQPATVNWAPAWFDVSLLLTAWDRTALGEHHFISEALTVLLRHRTLEEEFLVSELRGYGNLNMTVALEPPIEIGSLWSALNVPLRSALYLTVTIPFEPQPTPVPLVWERIFNLRNQLSRDSDSLVLTRRVAIAGIVKSAVTNLPLVATEVAVRGTEKSILTTKEGLFFFEDLHLGNYVLTLNHPGYLPQNVNALVDNQSHTFKEIFLTPE, from the coding sequence ATGCTTATCTTCGTTCTTCAAACTTTAGCCGAAATTCTCGCTGGAGGAACCTCGCTTACCAGTACAGAGCAAATTGACTTTAGCCATCCTGGTAATCGCAGGGAAGAGGGAGCAGGGCCAACTCTCAATTTATACATTTTTGATATACGTGAGAGTAAGCAGGTACAACATTCTGGCAGGCAAGTAGAACGCAAGCTAACACGCGCTCTACAACCTGCTACTGTAAATTGGGCACCGGCTTGGTTTGATGTTTCGCTGCTCTTAACAGCCTGGGATAGAACAGCTTTAGGTGAGCATCACTTTATTAGTGAGGCGTTGACTGTGCTGTTGCGCCATCGCACCTTGGAAGAGGAGTTTTTGGTTTCTGAATTACGGGGCTATGGTAATTTGAACATGACAGTTGCCCTAGAGCCGCCAATTGAGATTGGCTCTTTATGGAGCGCTCTCAATGTGCCATTGCGTTCAGCCTTATATTTGACAGTCACAATCCCCTTCGAGCCACAACCGACTCCAGTGCCTTTGGTTTGGGAGCGAATTTTCAATTTGCGAAATCAATTATCTCGCGATAGTGACAGTTTAGTATTAACGAGGCGAGTTGCGATCGCAGGTATTGTCAAAAGTGCGGTGACAAATTTACCGTTGGTAGCGACAGAAGTAGCTGTGAGGGGAACTGAAAAATCCATATTAACCACTAAAGAAGGGTTGTTCTTCTTTGAAGACCTTCATTTAGGTAATTATGTTTTGACTCTGAATCATCCTGGCTATTTACCCCAAAACGTCAATGCATTGGTAGATAACCAAAGTCATACTTTCAAAGAAATATTTCTAACTCCTGAATAA
- a CDS encoding phage tail sheath C-terminal domain-containing protein, translating to MARLDYFAPGVYIEEIDRGSRPIEGVSTAVAGFVGFTEDVRGGAELYKPMLVTTWTQFLNYFARPNSDGFTDFNAYLPFSVYGYFMNGGGRCWVTSIGTQLPGAPRPATPEPATLRINSRGNRPALRFTLRPEQASGGLVNIVIIDGSPRALPEGTEGEAPPNTGEYFTIQIRRGDELLEQYENLTMNREPSGQTATYALAALRNSMYVTVEDVTQSGQPLARRPVNGQYELAPPIVAAPPDRFSQNLEGVRDDRTGVRGIFEVDEITMLACPDVMRAYQEQVLNLDQVHGIIELMISMCEGSASGDIPNPPNRMVVLDAPPDAVKPQQVVEWLNRFNRRSMFAALYYPWIKVPNPRDRGNPILIPPCGHVMGVWARTDETRGVYKAPANEVPRGVIGLGYDTNFREQELLNPLGINCIRNFPNRGIRIWGARTLVEPDKTEWRYISVRRLISYIEKSLELGTQWVVFEPNDQDLWARVTRTVSNFLERIWREGALFGASPAQAFYVKCDEELNPPETRILGRLYIEVGVCPVRPAEFVVFRISQWNGIEDSE from the coding sequence ATGGCTAGACTTGATTACTTTGCTCCTGGTGTCTACATCGAAGAAATTGACCGGGGTAGCCGACCAATTGAAGGTGTTAGCACAGCAGTTGCCGGATTTGTCGGCTTTACAGAAGACGTTCGCGGTGGGGCTGAGTTATACAAGCCCATGCTAGTAACCACTTGGACGCAATTTTTAAACTACTTTGCGCGTCCCAACTCTGACGGCTTCACCGACTTCAATGCCTATTTACCCTTTTCAGTCTACGGCTACTTTATGAATGGTGGTGGTCGTTGCTGGGTAACAAGCATTGGGACTCAGTTACCAGGCGCACCCAGACCGGCAACTCCAGAACCGGCGACCCTCAGAATTAACTCTAGAGGTAATCGTCCAGCCCTCCGCTTTACTTTGCGCCCTGAGCAAGCATCAGGCGGATTAGTAAATATTGTAATTATTGATGGTTCGCCCCGCGCCTTACCTGAAGGTACTGAAGGAGAAGCGCCTCCAAATACAGGCGAATATTTCACCATCCAAATTCGTCGCGGAGATGAACTTCTAGAGCAATACGAAAATTTGACAATGAACCGCGAGCCTAGTGGTCAAACAGCGACTTATGCGCTGGCGGCATTGAGAAATTCCATGTATGTCACTGTAGAAGATGTCACTCAAAGCGGACAGCCTTTAGCTCGTCGCCCTGTTAATGGTCAATATGAACTAGCGCCGCCCATTGTCGCTGCCCCACCCGATAGATTTTCGCAAAATTTAGAAGGGGTTAGAGACGATCGCACCGGGGTACGCGGTATCTTTGAAGTTGATGAAATCACAATGCTGGCTTGTCCTGATGTGATGCGGGCTTATCAAGAGCAGGTACTTAATTTAGATCAAGTTCATGGCATCATCGAACTGATGATTAGTATGTGCGAGGGTTCTGCCAGTGGCGATATTCCCAATCCACCCAACCGCATGGTTGTACTTGATGCGCCACCGGATGCTGTCAAACCCCAGCAAGTAGTGGAGTGGTTGAATAGATTTAACCGTCGTTCGATGTTTGCGGCCCTTTATTATCCTTGGATTAAAGTACCAAATCCACGCGATCGCGGTAATCCAATTTTAATACCTCCTTGCGGTCATGTGATGGGTGTTTGGGCCCGCACTGACGAAACCAGAGGAGTTTACAAAGCCCCTGCAAATGAAGTTCCCAGAGGCGTAATTGGTTTGGGCTATGACACAAACTTCCGCGAACAAGAACTATTAAACCCACTGGGAATAAATTGCATTCGTAACTTCCCCAACCGAGGTATCCGCATTTGGGGCGCACGCACTCTAGTTGAGCCAGATAAAACAGAGTGGCGTTACATCAGTGTGCGTCGGCTCATTAGCTATATCGAAAAATCCCTAGAACTGGGGACTCAGTGGGTAGTTTTTGAACCGAATGACCAAGATTTATGGGCGCGTGTCACCCGTACTGTAAGCAACTTCTTAGAGCGCATCTGGCGTGAAGGTGCTTTATTTGGCGCATCTCCAGCCCAAGCATTTTATGTCAAGTGCGACGAAGAATTGAACCCACCAGAAACCAGAATTTTAGGACGTTTATATATTGAAGTCGGTGTTTGTCCCGTCAGACCGGCTGAATTTGTTGTTTTCCGCATCAGCCAATGGAATGGCATTGAAGATAGCGAATAG
- a CDS encoding phage tail protein, with the protein MAGEFLTSCKFYFEADGITDKFIKEISGLGVENTPAQEVHGSSKGAKLMRQATPTVVKFTNITVKVIATDDIDLYKWYQDCNEDMGDPRKWAQNRKTGSVVAYDQQGSEKARWNIVNCYPCKYTGPTLTASGGDMANETVELVHEGIKRIK; encoded by the coding sequence ATGGCAGGCGAATTTTTAACCTCTTGTAAATTTTACTTTGAGGCTGACGGAATTACTGATAAATTCATCAAAGAAATTAGCGGACTAGGCGTTGAAAATACACCAGCGCAAGAAGTTCACGGTTCATCTAAGGGCGCTAAACTAATGCGTCAAGCAACACCAACTGTTGTTAAATTTACCAATATTACAGTCAAAGTTATCGCCACAGATGATATAGACCTTTATAAATGGTATCAAGATTGTAACGAAGACATGGGTGATCCTCGGAAGTGGGCACAGAATCGTAAGACTGGTTCGGTGGTTGCTTACGACCAACAAGGCTCTGAAAAAGCACGCTGGAACATCGTCAATTGTTATCCCTGTAAATACACCGGGCCTACCTTAACTGCTTCTGGTGGCGATATGGCAAATGAGACTGTTGAATTGGTACACGAAGGAATTAAACGAATTAAATAA
- a CDS encoding phage tail protein, producing the protein MVQSASRIPEVLTAHRFYLELTLEGQNDANCFFLECQGFKRTQEVIEICEVTSQTWGKKGQSKGQVVRTKLPSNSKSGNLTLRRGTTNSMDFWKWFEKVEKGDWSQQRRLVALSIYNQANEEIARFELAGAWPASYKIADVNARSHDIEIEEVEVAFEEFKRVK; encoded by the coding sequence GTGGTACAATCCGCAAGCCGAATTCCAGAAGTTCTGACAGCCCATCGGTTCTATTTAGAACTGACATTAGAAGGTCAAAATGATGCCAATTGTTTCTTTTTGGAGTGTCAAGGCTTCAAAAGAACCCAAGAAGTAATTGAAATTTGTGAAGTCACTTCTCAAACCTGGGGTAAAAAAGGGCAATCAAAAGGTCAGGTGGTGAGAACTAAGCTTCCTAGCAATTCTAAGAGTGGTAATCTCACTTTGCGTAGAGGTACTACCAACTCTATGGATTTTTGGAAGTGGTTTGAAAAAGTCGAAAAGGGTGATTGGTCACAGCAACGTAGACTTGTTGCTTTGTCTATTTATAATCAGGCAAATGAAGAAATCGCCAGATTTGAATTAGCCGGTGCTTGGCCTGCAAGTTACAAGATTGCCGATGTTAACGCCCGCAGCCATGACATCGAAATTGAGGAAGTGGAGGTTGCTTTTGAGGAATTTAAACGCGTGAAGTAA